The following coding sequences lie in one Photobacterium sp. CCB-ST2H9 genomic window:
- a CDS encoding MerR family transcriptional regulator has protein sequence MYRISELAEIVGLSRSTLLYYEKIGLITSKRQANGYRQFTELDVQKLRLLLQLQSGGLTLKECQDCMEAKIDREQLTQRLNALDAEIMQKEKSRALLAALLGMDSMRAWHQTLESQAPEAHLNWLMKQGFSEKQALRLKWLSKDMNAHEEYMAEFERIFEGLERLGPGSDADTQRALTMMPSLSGELLEVGCGKGVATAVIQKHSQFAITALDNDEYCLCCLKENFVSHRESGNVKTVCASMTDMPFSQHQFDVIWSEGSAYIMGVQQAIEQWKYFLKPHGLMVLSDLVWLTDAPDAKVRTYWQHHYPDMSSVAQRIQMMEQSGFKLVENYQLSPEAWKNYLQPLKTKIDQLDENTFSSNALSDIRAEIEFHNKYLGQYGYQIFILERK, from the coding sequence ATGTATCGGATATCTGAATTGGCTGAAATTGTTGGGTTAAGCCGTTCAACATTGTTGTATTACGAAAAAATTGGATTGATCACCTCAAAGAGACAGGCAAATGGATATCGCCAATTTACAGAGCTTGATGTCCAGAAACTCAGATTGCTCCTTCAGTTGCAGAGTGGTGGGCTGACACTCAAAGAGTGTCAGGATTGTATGGAAGCAAAAATTGACCGGGAGCAGCTGACGCAGAGATTGAACGCACTTGATGCTGAAATCATGCAAAAGGAGAAATCCAGAGCATTGTTGGCTGCTTTACTGGGAATGGATTCAATGCGGGCGTGGCATCAGACACTTGAGAGTCAGGCACCAGAGGCTCACCTGAATTGGCTGATGAAGCAGGGGTTTAGTGAAAAACAGGCGCTTCGGTTGAAATGGTTATCTAAAGATATGAACGCACATGAAGAGTATATGGCAGAATTTGAAAGAATTTTTGAAGGGCTTGAGCGCTTGGGGCCAGGAAGCGATGCCGATACCCAAAGGGCTTTGACGATGATGCCCAGTCTTTCTGGTGAGCTTCTTGAAGTTGGCTGCGGAAAAGGCGTTGCAACTGCTGTGATTCAAAAACACAGTCAGTTTGCTATTACGGCACTGGATAACGATGAATATTGCCTCTGCTGCCTGAAAGAAAACTTTGTCAGTCATAGAGAATCAGGAAATGTAAAAACTGTCTGTGCAAGTATGACTGATATGCCTTTTTCTCAGCATCAGTTTGATGTGATTTGGTCAGAAGGAAGCGCATATATTATGGGTGTTCAGCAAGCAATTGAACAATGGAAGTATTTCTTAAAACCACACGGACTGATGGTATTGAGTGATTTGGTCTGGCTAACCGATGCTCCGGATGCCAAAGTGCGAACGTACTGGCAGCATCATTACCCTGATATGTCTTCAGTAGCCCAGCGAATTCAAATGATGGAACAAAGCGGATTTAAATTGGTTGAAAATTATCAACTTAGTCCTGAAGCCTGGAAAAATTATCTTCAACCGCTGAAAACGAAGATCGACCAGCTTGATGAAAACACGTTTAGCTCAAATGCGTTGAGTGACATTCGGGCGGAGATTGAATTTCACAACAAATATTTGGGTCAGTACGGATACCAGATATTTATTTTAGAGAGAAAGTAA
- a CDS encoding LysE family translocator codes for MFGIENLWLFVVSGLLLNMIPGPDSLLIAGRAATQGFKAGSAAALGIGTGTLIHIVAAALGLSALLATSATAFTLVKVLGGAYLIYMAISMLRSRGETEQAEVIQKPKASLKRIYTQGLITNLFNPKIAVFFLAFMPQFISASSDNKALAFIVLGLIFNFNGMLWCHFIAWVSASISHKLTVNLSVKKWLSRFTATLFGVFGVRLLVASQG; via the coding sequence ATGTTTGGTATCGAGAACTTGTGGTTGTTTGTGGTCTCTGGTTTGTTACTGAATATGATTCCCGGGCCGGACTCACTGTTGATTGCAGGGCGTGCAGCAACGCAGGGATTCAAAGCGGGATCTGCCGCTGCATTAGGAATCGGCACTGGGACGCTGATTCACATTGTTGCCGCAGCGTTGGGTTTATCGGCTTTGTTAGCCACGTCAGCAACGGCATTTACCCTCGTCAAAGTGCTGGGTGGCGCATACCTGATTTATATGGCAATCAGTATGCTCAGAAGCCGTGGTGAGACGGAGCAGGCGGAGGTGATTCAAAAACCGAAGGCCTCACTGAAACGAATCTACACTCAGGGATTGATCACCAATCTGTTCAATCCGAAAATCGCAGTTTTCTTTCTCGCATTCATGCCGCAATTCATCTCTGCATCCAGCGATAACAAGGCGTTGGCGTTTATCGTTCTGGGACTGATTTTTAACTTCAACGGCATGTTGTGGTGTCACTTCATTGCTTGGGTTTCAGCCTCTATCAGTCATAAATTGACGGTGAATCTTTCCGTGAAGAAGTGGTTGTCCCGCTTTACCGCGACGCTGTTTGGTGTGTTTGGGGTCCGGTTGCTGGTTGCTTCGCAGGGCTAA
- a CDS encoding DUF6765 family protein, translating into MQIDGHHAMTYVVARYAGLNHHQASVVAYCAQYVDEATNENPIYFENGAMFDRIVSAHKMLDYRNTVKLANHMVWIPFHFLPGNHGNEAGHPPEGRFINRLICMPDSPVARDMLRMVATHWHKPYALHMLGIAMHVYADTFAHQGFAGVVHDINRVESIESAQYMSLAERIRNDVLRHGISSTSPLGHGAALSFPDRPYASWIYVNGTGETVVRDNTEIFVQAADAMCKAIQCYLAQDHAVKIDQQPGLTAQQRNLIESALRTFDDEDGERRHEQWLQHIATGDFGFAAEVLTFHKTGPESWKEKARGPAIVRDGKPYYKYSESFFSSDWKFFHDALKTYRLELIRDVLPAYGICVA; encoded by the coding sequence ATGCAAATCGATGGCCATCACGCGATGACATATGTTGTCGCCCGTTATGCAGGTTTAAATCATCACCAAGCATCTGTTGTGGCTTACTGTGCTCAGTATGTTGATGAAGCAACAAATGAAAATCCTATCTATTTTGAAAATGGTGCGATGTTTGATCGCATTGTGTCAGCACACAAGATGCTGGATTACCGGAACACGGTTAAACTCGCGAACCACATGGTCTGGATTCCTTTTCATTTTTTGCCCGGAAACCATGGAAATGAAGCGGGTCACCCGCCTGAAGGCCGTTTTATCAATCGGCTGATTTGTATGCCGGACAGTCCGGTGGCAAGAGATATGCTGAGAATGGTGGCGACACACTGGCATAAGCCTTATGCGTTGCACATGCTGGGGATTGCCATGCATGTTTACGCCGATACTTTTGCCCATCAGGGTTTTGCCGGTGTGGTTCACGATATTAATCGCGTTGAATCCATTGAGTCGGCGCAATATATGAGTTTAGCGGAACGGATCCGGAATGACGTTCTTCGGCATGGTATTTCCTCAACGTCACCTCTGGGGCATGGCGCTGCGTTGTCTTTTCCGGATCGTCCGTATGCAAGCTGGATTTATGTGAACGGAACCGGCGAAACCGTGGTGCGCGACAATACAGAAATCTTTGTACAGGCGGCTGATGCCATGTGTAAAGCGATACAGTGCTATCTCGCACAGGATCATGCTGTGAAAATTGATCAGCAGCCGGGGCTGACGGCACAACAGCGAAATCTCATTGAAAGTGCGTTGCGTACCTTTGATGACGAGGATGGTGAACGGCGGCACGAACAATGGCTGCAACATATTGCGACCGGCGATTTTGGGTTTGCGGCTGAAGTGCTGACGTTTCACAAAACAGGTCCGGAGAGCTGGAAAGAAAAAGCAAGAGGGCCGGCAATCGTGCGGGATGGGAAACCGTACTACAAGTATTCAGAGTCGTTTTTCTCTTCAGACTGGAAATTTTTCCATGATGCGCTGAAAACCTACCGGTTAGAACTGATTCGGGATGTTTTACCTGCCTATGGCATTTGTGTGGCATAA
- a CDS encoding DNA-3-methyladenine glycosylase I, whose translation MTELIEGPDGKLRCSWCSATEDYMDYHDHEWGFPVSDDQRLFEKICLEGFQSGLSWRTILTKRENFRQAFQQFDFYQVAQFSEEDVERLLQNEGIVRHRGKIEATINNAKCAVEMVKEEGSLAAFFWRFEPDTTGVTPQSLSVSEESKALSKALKKRGWKFVGPTTVYAFMQAMGLINDHAESCAFREKAEKLRASFQRPAE comes from the coding sequence GTGACTGAGCTGATAGAAGGACCGGACGGAAAATTACGCTGCTCATGGTGCAGTGCCACCGAAGATTATATGGATTATCATGATCACGAATGGGGTTTTCCGGTAAGCGATGATCAGCGTCTCTTCGAAAAAATATGTCTGGAAGGGTTTCAGTCGGGTTTGAGCTGGCGAACGATTCTGACGAAACGGGAAAATTTCAGACAAGCATTTCAGCAGTTCGATTTTTACCAGGTGGCTCAGTTTTCTGAAGAAGATGTCGAGCGTTTACTTCAGAATGAAGGCATTGTCCGGCACCGGGGCAAAATTGAAGCGACTATCAATAACGCCAAATGCGCGGTGGAAATGGTGAAAGAAGAGGGTTCTCTGGCAGCTTTCTTTTGGCGTTTTGAGCCTGATACGACAGGCGTGACGCCACAGTCATTGTCTGTTTCTGAAGAATCGAAAGCCCTTTCAAAAGCACTGAAAAAACGGGGGTGGAAGTTTGTCGGGCCAACGACGGTTTATGCTTTCATGCAGGCGATGGGGCTGATTAATGATCATGCTGAAAGTTGTGCATTCCGGGAAAAAGCAGAAAAGTTAAGGGCCTCATTTCAACGTCCTGCGGAATAA
- a CDS encoding acetyl-CoA carboxylase biotin carboxylase subunit family protein, producing MSALILSSKKFILSIHPRIRDAYFHGDSLLITESLSAGNRSELAAHFGRIIELDHYFSHSATELLQRLADIDLLSSIDMVIAFSEGDILRAAEIRETLGIPGQRQEQAILFRDKILMKQHAARYGVVTAMPQDAIQVVNWQALPYPIVIKPKAGRGSQHTFKVDSYKHWLEVNSEIDPTDMIIEPYVTGEVFHVDGLVVNGKLSVCSPAGYVGNCMDFVGGQCLGSYTLSESNPLYRPLTEFSRYLLEHVFPTPRHSLFHIECFVGKDNQITLCEIACRLGGNDLLTEVELAYGVNVVEAYLHAEFRSEALCPSPRSPVQIGGRFQLPPQSGQLACSQTPFRHENVVKYQSRAVSGKNYSAMAMSNDALIHVVAKADSEMNMEKLFLAIEQWAADEFIWSKNTEEVTQCMLN from the coding sequence ATGTCAGCGCTCATCTTATCCAGTAAAAAATTTATTCTGTCCATTCATCCCCGTATCCGAGATGCGTATTTTCATGGAGACAGTCTTTTAATCACAGAGTCGTTATCTGCCGGAAACAGGAGCGAGCTGGCAGCTCATTTTGGCCGAATCATCGAATTGGACCATTATTTTTCCCACTCGGCGACGGAGCTTTTGCAACGGCTCGCCGACATTGATCTACTGTCTTCCATTGACATGGTCATTGCCTTTTCGGAAGGCGACATCCTTCGTGCCGCAGAAATACGGGAAACGCTTGGCATCCCCGGACAGCGACAGGAACAAGCCATCCTGTTCCGAGACAAAATCCTGATGAAACAACACGCAGCACGGTATGGCGTGGTCACTGCGATGCCGCAGGATGCAATTCAGGTCGTCAACTGGCAAGCATTGCCTTACCCCATTGTGATCAAGCCAAAAGCCGGACGTGGCTCCCAGCACACATTCAAAGTCGACTCTTACAAGCATTGGCTTGAGGTGAATTCAGAGATCGATCCGACTGACATGATCATTGAGCCCTACGTCACCGGAGAAGTCTTTCACGTCGACGGTCTCGTCGTGAACGGAAAACTGTCGGTATGCAGCCCGGCCGGATATGTCGGCAACTGTATGGATTTCGTTGGCGGTCAATGCCTTGGTTCATACACGCTATCTGAATCAAACCCGCTTTATCGGCCTTTAACTGAATTCAGCAGATATCTGCTTGAGCACGTCTTCCCGACGCCCAGGCATTCCCTTTTCCATATCGAATGCTTTGTCGGGAAAGACAATCAGATCACCCTGTGTGAAATTGCCTGTCGTCTGGGTGGGAATGATCTCCTCACTGAAGTCGAATTGGCCTACGGGGTGAATGTCGTCGAGGCATATTTACATGCCGAATTCAGATCAGAGGCGCTTTGCCCCAGCCCCCGGTCTCCGGTACAGATCGGCGGACGCTTCCAGCTTCCTCCGCAGTCAGGTCAGCTGGCCTGTTCCCAGACACCGTTCAGGCATGAAAACGTCGTCAAGTATCAATCCCGGGCAGTGTCAGGGAAAAACTACAGCGCGATGGCCATGTCAAATGACGCCCTGATACACGTTGTTGCCAAAGCCGACAGCGAAATGAATATGGAGAAACTTTTCCTGGCCATTGAACAGTGGGCCGCAGACGAATTCATCTGGTCAAAGAATACTGAGGAGGTCACGCAATGCATGCTGAATTAA